A genomic window from Solanum stenotomum isolate F172 chromosome 10, ASM1918654v1, whole genome shotgun sequence includes:
- the LOC125841430 gene encoding regulator of nonsense transcripts 1 homolog, with product MDSQPNNLYDTASQPDTGNDAYTFLEFNTQGEEFDYPEFQELSQPIRSSAWPTPSDSLVSEVTDRHPSSEASPSTKSRGGGGNSNVSSSSNQASVVDALAAGMSGLNFEETGDDEGFEYGKGDFGVEHACKYCGVTNPACVVRCNVPSCRKWFCNSRGNTSGSHIVNHLVRAKHKEVCLHKDSPLGETILECYNCGCRNVFLLGFISAKTESVVVLLCREPCLSVNALKDMNWDLSQWCPLIDDRCFLQWLVKVPSEQEQLRARQISAQQINKVEELWKTNPDATLEDLEKPGVDDEPQPVALKYEDAYQYQNIFAPLIKLEADYDKMMKESQSKDNLTIRWDIGLNKKRVAYFVFPKEDNELRLVPGDELRLRYSGDAAHPAWQSVGHVVKLTAQEEVALELRASQGVPVDVNHGFSVDFVWKSTSFDRMQSAMKTFAVDETSVSGYIYHHLLGHEVEMQMVRNTLPRRFGAPGLPELNASQVFAVKSVLQKPISLIQGPPGTGKTVTSAAIVYHMAKQGQGQVLVCAPSNVAVDQLAEKISATGLKVVRLCAKSREAVSSPVEHLTLHYQVRHLDTSEKSELHKLQQLKDEQGELSSSDEKKYKALKRATEREIAQSADVICCTCVGAGDPRLANFRFRQVLIDESTQATEPECLIPLVLGAKQAVLVGDHCQLGPVIMCKKAARAGLAQSLFERLVFLGVKPIRLQVQYRMHPALSEFPSNSFYEGTLQNGVTVNERLSSGIDFPWPVPNRPMFFYVQMGQEEISASGTSYLNRTEAANVEKIVTTFLKSGVVPSQIGVITPYEGQRAYIVNYMARNGSLRQQLYKEIEVASVDSFQGREKDYIILSCVRSNEHQGIGFLNDPRRLNVALTRARYGIVILGNPKVLSKQPLWNGLLTHYKEHECLVEGPLNNLKQSMVQFQKPKKIYNERRLFFGGGPGAVPGDSFGSALGPSADRRNSRPRGSYMAPGVPNGTQKPGVHPAGYPMPRVPFPPYHGGPPQPYAIPTRGAVHGPVGAVPHVPQPGSRGFGAGRGNANAPIGSHLPHHQGSQQPVGSIGSNFNFPALDNPNSQPSIGGPLSQPGYASNMAIQGPGQSFRDGLSMGSMSQDFVGDDFKSQGSHVPYNVADFSTQASQGAYAVDYVTQGAQAGFPGNFLNQNSQSGYSRFGSGNEFMSQDYMSHGSQGLFTQAGYNDPSQDDGSQNHFGMSNVNSLQSQSLLNPIYSQPFAHYNTQPLNLQSSQPQQQQGPQGQGFQNQKLHYNS from the exons ATGGATTCTCAGCCGAACAATCTCTACGACACGGCGTCTCAGCCGGATACCGGCAACGACGCATACACATTTCTGGAATTCAACACACAAGGGGAAGAGTTTGATTATCCTGAATTTCAAGAGCTTTCACAGCCAATTCGATCTTCTGCGTGGCCAACACCATCTGATTCTCTGGTATCTGAAGTAACTGATCGGCATCCATCGTCGGAAGCATCGCCGTCGACGAAATCACGAGGTGGAGGTGGGAATAGTAAtgttagtagtagtagtaatcAGGCGTCGGTGGTGGATGCATTGGCAGCGGGGATGAGTGGGTTGAATTTTGAAGAGACGGGGGATGATGAGGGTTTTGAGTATGGAAAAGGGGATTTTGGGGTTGAGCATGCTTGTAAGTACTGTGGAGTGACGAATCCTGCTTGTGTAGTTAGGTGCAATGTGCCATCTTGCCGTAAGTGGTTCTGTAATTCCAGAGGGAACACTTCGGGCTCGCATATTGTTAATCACCTG GTGCGAGCAAAACACAAGGAGGTGTGTCTTCATAAAGACAGTCCACTTGGAGAAACAATTCTAGAGTGCTACAATTGTGGATGCCGAAATGTCTTTCTTCTTGGCTTCATTTCTGCCAAGACAGAGAGTGTCGTTGTTCTCCTCTGTAGAGAACCTTGTCTAAGTGTTAATGCATTAAAGGATATGAACTGGGACCTGAGTCAGTGGTGCCCACTCATTGATGACAGGTGCTTTTTGCAGTGGCTTGTTAAG GTCCCTTCCGAGCAAGAACAGTTGAGAGCGCGCCAGATCAGTGCTCAACAAATCAACAAAGTAGAAGAATTGTGGAAGACAAATCCTGATGCTACCCTGGAAGATCTTGAGAAGCCTGGTGTGGATGATGAGCCTCAGCCTGTTGCCTTGAAGTATGAAGATGCCTATCAG TATCAAAACATATTTGCACCATTGATCAAGCTTGAAGCTGACTATGATAAG ATGATGAAAGAGTCTCAAAGTAAAGACAATCTTACTATTCGATGGGATATTGGTCTCAACAAGAAGCGTGTTGCATATTTTGTGTTCCCGAAG GAAGATAATGAGTTGCGTCTTGTACCTGGTGATGAGCTAAGGCTACGATATTCAGGGGATGCAGCTCATCCAGCTTGGCAATCTGTGGGGCACGTG GTAAAATTAACTGCTCAAGAAGAGGTTGCGCTTGAACTTCGTGCCAGCCAG GGGGTTCCAGTCGATGTGAACCACGGGTTTAGTGTTGACTTTGTTTGGAAAAGTACGAGCTTTGATCGGATGCAGAGTGCAATGAAAACCTTTGCAGTGGATGAGACTAGTGTCAGTGG GTATATTTACCATCATCTGTTAGGTCATGAAGTTGAGATGCAGATGGTCCGGAATACACTTCCACGTCGTTTTGGTGCTCCTGGTCTTCCGGAGCTTAATGCATCTCAG GTTTTTGCTGTAAAAAGTGTTCTTCAGAAGCCCATCAGTTTAATTCAAGGCCCACCTGGAACTGGAAAAACTGTCACCTCTGCCGCCATTGTGTATCATATGGCGAAACAAGGCCAAGGACAG GTTTTGGTCTGTGCCCCCAGTAACGTGGCTGTGGACCAATTAGCTGAGAAGATAAGTGCCACCGGTCTGAAG GTGGTCAGGCTCTGTGCCAAGTCAAGGGAAGCTGTCAGTTCTCCTGTCGAGCATTTAACCCTTCACTATCAg GTTCGCCATCTTGACACGTCTGAGAAGAGTGAACTTCATAAGTTACAGCAACTGAAAGATGAACAAG GAGAGCTTTCCAGTAGTGATGAGAAGAAATATAAAGCTCTGAAGCGGGCAACAGAGAGGGAAATAGCTCAGAGTGCTGATGTCATTTGTTGCACATGCGTTGGTGCTGGAGATCCTAGATTGGCTAATTTCAGATTCCGCCAG GTGCTCATTGATGAATCCACTCAGGCTACTGAGCCTGAATGTCTCATTCCGTTGGTTCTTGGTGCAAAGCAG GCTGTTCTTGTCGGTGATCATTGCCAGCTTGGACCTGTCATTATGTGCAAGAAAGCGGCTCGTGCTGGGCTGGCTCAATCTCTCTTTGAACGCCTTGTGTTTCTAGGCGTGAAACCAATTAGGTTACAG GTACAATACCGTATGCACCCTGCATTGTCTGAGTTCCCATCAAATAGCTTTTATGAAGGTACACTTCAAAATGGTGTAACCGTCAATGAAAGACTATCATCAGGAATTGATTTTCCTTGGCCTGTGCCCAACCGTCCCATGTTCTTCTATGTTCAG ATGGGACAAGAGGAGATCAGTGCTAGTGGAACTTCCTATCTGAATAGAACTGAAGCTGCAAATGTGGAGAAGATTGTGACTACATTTCTGAAGAGTGGGGTAGTCCCCAGTCAG ATTGGGGTCATAACACCATATGAGGGTCAACGGGCATATATTGTGAATTATATGGCAAGAAATGGTTCCCTAAGACAACAACTCTACAAGGAAATCGAG GTTGCAAGTGTAGATTCATTTCAAGGGAGGGAGAaggattatattattttgtcgTGTGTCAGGAGTAATGAACATCAG gGCATTGGGTTCCTTAATGATCCACGCAGGCTTAATGTTGCTCTTACCCGTGCTCGTTATGGTATTGTTATCCTGGGAAATCCTAAAGTCTTGAGCAAACAGCCTCTGTGGAATGGTTTGTTAACACACTACAAG GAGCACGAGTGCTTGGTAGAAGGTCCTCTCAATAACTTAAAGCAGAGCATGGTTCAATTTCAGAAGCCCAAAAAG ATCTACAATGAGCGCAGACTCTTCTTTGGTGGTGGACCTGGAGCAGTTCCAGGTGACAGTTTTGGATCTGCTTTAGGCCCCAGTGCTGACAGGAGAAATAGTCGTCCTAGGG gTTCTTATATGGCACCTGGTGTACCCAATGGTACTCAGAAACCCGGTGTTCATCCTGCTGGTTATCCGATGCCTCGGGTTCCCTTTCCCCCTTACCATGGAGGCCCGCCACAACCATATGCAATTCCTACTCGTGGTGCTGTCCATGGGCCTGTTGGAGCTGTTCCTCATGTTCCACAGCCAGGTAGCCGGGGTTTTGGGGCTGGACGTGGCAACGCCAATGCCCCAATTGGTAGTCATCTCCCTCACCATCAAGGCTCCCAGCAGCCGGTCGGAAGTATTGGATCTAACTTCAACTTTCCTGCATTAGATAATCCAAACAGTCAGCCTTCCATTGGAGGGCCTTTATCTCAACCTGGATATGCTTCTAAT ATGGCTATCCAGGGACCAGGCCAGTCATTCCGGGATGGACTTTCTATGGGTAGCATGTCACAG GATTTTGTGGGAGATGATTTCAAGAGCCAGGGGTCTCATGTTCCATATAATGTTGCTGACTTCTCTACACAG GCTTCTCAAGGCGCATATGCTGTTGATTATGTAACTCAAGGAGCACAGGCTGGGTTTCCAGGGAACTTTTTAAACCAAAATTCTCAATCTGGATACTCCCGTTTTGGTTCAGGAAATGAATTCATGTCTCAG GACTATATGTCTCATGGTTCGCAAGGTCTATTTACGCAAGCTGGATATAATGATCCATCACAAGATGATGGTTCACAGAATCATTTTGGCATGTCCAATGTTAATTCACTTCAGTCTCAg AGTTTACTCAATCCAATTTACTCCCAGCCATTTGCGCACTACAATACACAACCATTGAACTTGCAAAGTTCCCAGCCTCAACAGCAGCAAGGGCCACAAGGCCAGGGCTTCCAAAATCAGAAACTCCATTACAATAGTTGA
- the LOC125841438 gene encoding BOI-related E3 ubiquitin-protein ligase 1-like, with protein sequence MAVQAQYPSNVLFLNRSVQEGKSQIGNNYSSFVLVQTQQQQQQSGVLGEESFLDPTQMLFDPAVEANSRKRRREHTLATTTTTTETRSPLMSIQSQHQLINLTQCHNNNSSQHQHQQHTNIVSTGLQLAFGDQLHHHHQQQHSVSHLSLHHQSSTITDDFLASHIKQQQHEIDHFLQLQGEQLRRTLEEKRKRHYHALIGAMEESTARRLKEKETEVEKAARRNTELEARASQLIAEARAWQVKACEQEVTAATLQAQLQQAMVNGGGMSPLEGDGGGGEAEDAESVYVDPDRVVESTGRPSCKGCRKRFASVVLLPCRHLCLCIECDGVAQSCPLCRSIRTSSVEVFLC encoded by the exons ATGGCAGTTCAAGCTCAATACCCATCAAATGTTCTCTTTCTAAATAGAAGTGTACAAGAAGGAAAGAGCCAAATTGGTAACAATTATTCATCATTTGTACTAGTtcaaactcaacaacaacaacaacaaagtgGAGTTCTTGGTGAAGAATCATTTCTTGATCCTACACAAATGCTATTCGATCCAgcag TTGAGGCGAATTCgcgaaaaagaagaagagagcaTACCTTAgctactacaacaacaacaacagagACGAGGAGTCCATTAATGTCGATCCAATCTCAACATCAACTTATCAATCTTACTCAATGTCACAACAACAATTCATCGCAGCACCAGCACCAGCAACACACAAATATTGTATCTACTGGCCTTCAATTGGCTTTCGGAGATCAAttgcatcatcatcatcaacaacaacattctgtTTCTCATCTATCTCTGCATCATCAATCATCAACAATAACAGACGATTTTCTCGCCTCTCAtatcaaacaacaacaacatgaaaTTGATCATTTCCTCCAACTCCAG GGAGAACAACTGAGGCGTACGTTAGAGGAGAAAAGGAAGCGTCACTATCATGCGCTGATCGGAGCAATGGAGGAATCAACGGCTAGGAGGCTGAAAGAGAAGGAAACGGAGGTGGAGAAAGCAGCGCGGCGGAATACGGAGCTGGAGGCGCGTGCATCGCAGCTGATCGCGGAGGCGCGTGCGTGGCAAGTAAAGGCTTGTGAACAGGAAGTGACGGCAGCGACACTGCAAGCTCAGCTACAGCAGGCGATGGTGAACGGCGGTGGAATGAGTCCGCTCGAGGGAGACGGTGGCGGCGGAGAGGCGGAGGATGCTGAGTCAGTTTATGTTGATCCGGACCGGGTTGTTGAGTCGACCGGCCGGCCGAGTTGCAAGGGTTGTAGAAAACGGTTCGCTTCAGTTGTGCTTTTGCCTTGTAGGCATTTGTGTCTTTGTATAGAATGTGATGGTGTGGCCCAATCTTGCCCATTGTGTAGATCCATTAGAACCTCAAGTGTTGAGGTTTTTCTTTGTTAG